A genomic stretch from Thalassophryne amazonica chromosome 18, fThaAma1.1, whole genome shotgun sequence includes:
- the LOC117531200 gene encoding histamine N-methyltransferase-like isoform X2, whose product MASTLRNLTDNESHWQKSFEVFLECSSEHQATYDFIHKILPDLLSSTAEGKSHISVIGVGSGAGEVDLELLSAIHQKYPWLTLDNEVVEPNSQLLHKYRALVSQRPDLDYIKFSWNMMTASEFEESWKVKKITKKVDFIHMIQVLYYMEDLESTITFYQSLLKNNGKILFILVSSESGWARLGKTYKDQLPNSGTSWWVTTEDVKRFLDSREVTYQSYELLSQMDITECFSEGSEKGELLLDFLTGVLDFSKTASSELRSSVLAFLRHPDCSTESDGRIIFNNNLGVLIADPLPLSKC is encoded by the exons ATGGCATCGACACTCAGGAATCTGACTGACAATGAAAGCCACTGGCAGAAATCCTTTGAGGTTTTTCTGGAGTGCTCTTCTGAGCATCAAGCCACGTACGACTTCATCCACAAGATCCTCCCAGACCTCCTGTCCAG CACTGCAGAGGGAAAATCTCATATCAGTGTCATTGGAGTAGGAAGTGGTGCAG GTGAAGTTGACCTGGAGCTGCTCTCTGCAATCCATCAGAAGTATCCATGGTTGACACTGGACAACGAGGTGGTGGAGCCGAACAGCCAGCTACTACACAAGTACAGAG CTTTGGTGTCACAGAGACCAGATTTAGATTACATCAAGTTTTCCTGGAACATGATGACTGCCTCTGAGTTTGAGGAGAGCTGGAAAGTGAAAAAAATAACCAAGAAGGTTGACTTCATCCATATGATCCAG GTGCTGTACTATATGGAGGACCTTGAATCAACAATCACCTTCTACCAGAGTCTCCTTAAAAATAATGGCAAGATCCTTTTCATTCTTGTCTCTA GTGAGAGTGGTTGGGCAAGGCTGGGGAAGACCTACAAGGACCAGCTGCCTAACAGTGGGACCAGTTGGTGGGTGACCACAGAAGACGTCAAAAGGTTCTTGGACTCCAGAGAAGTGACCTACCAGAGCTATGAGCTGCTGTCTCAAATGGAtatcactgagtgtttctctgagGGGTCCGAGAAAGGAGAGCTGCTGCTTGATTTTCTAACTGGAGTGCTGGACTTCAGTAAGACAGCCTCATCTGAGCTCAGATCCAGCGTCTTAGCTTTTCTGCGGCACCCAGACTGCAGCACTGAGTCTGATGGCAGAATTATCTTCAACAACAACTTGGGAGTGCTCATTGCTGACCCCCTTCCCCTCTCAAAATGCTGA
- the LOC117531200 gene encoding histamine N-methyltransferase-like isoform X1 — MVGGPQMKFCLRPHKGLGWPCMSSTAVSYPELYVFTLCEGVLKSRWVLFTSQGNWSVRLADRLGWSDVVPDNCGEGAEQEGKTQFINILANKADNLKCGVCIALVSQRPDLDYIKFSWNMMTASEFEESWKVKKITKKVDFIHMIQVLYYMEDLESTITFYQSLLKNNGKILFILVSSESGWARLGKTYKDQLPNSGTSWWVTTEDVKRFLDSREVTYQSYELLSQMDITECFSEGSEKGELLLDFLTGVLDFSKTASSELRSSVLAFLRHPDCSTESDGRIIFNNNLGVLIADPLPLSKC; from the exons atggtaggggggccccaaatgaaattctgcttaaggccccataaaggcttgggctggCCCTGTATGAGCTCTACCGCCGTGAGTTACCCTGAGTTGTATGTAttcacactgtgtgaaggggtccttaagtctcgctgggtcttgttcacgagtcaaGGAaattggagtgtgagattggcagaCAGATTGGGGTGGTCTGATGTTGTACCAGACAATTGTGGTGAAGGAGCTGAACAAGAAGGCAAAACTCAGTTTATTAACATACTTGCCAATAAAGCTGATAATCTAAAGTGTGGTGTGTGTATAGCTTTGGTGTCACAGAGACCAGATTTAGATTACATCAAGTTTTCCTGGAACATGATGACTGCCTCTGAGTTTGAGGAGAGCTGGAAAGTGAAAAAAATAACCAAGAAGGTTGACTTCATCCATATGATCCAG GTGCTGTACTATATGGAGGACCTTGAATCAACAATCACCTTCTACCAGAGTCTCCTTAAAAATAATGGCAAGATCCTTTTCATTCTTGTCTCTA GTGAGAGTGGTTGGGCAAGGCTGGGGAAGACCTACAAGGACCAGCTGCCTAACAGTGGGACCAGTTGGTGGGTGACCACAGAAGACGTCAAAAGGTTCTTGGACTCCAGAGAAGTGACCTACCAGAGCTATGAGCTGCTGTCTCAAATGGAtatcactgagtgtttctctgagGGGTCCGAGAAAGGAGAGCTGCTGCTTGATTTTCTAACTGGAGTGCTGGACTTCAGTAAGACAGCCTCATCTGAGCTCAGATCCAGCGTCTTAGCTTTTCTGCGGCACCCAGACTGCAGCACTGAGTCTGATGGCAGAATTATCTTCAACAACAACTTGGGAGTGCTCATTGCTGACCCCCTTCCCCTCTCAAAATGCTGA